Below is a genomic region from Miscanthus floridulus cultivar M001 chromosome 1, ASM1932011v1, whole genome shotgun sequence.
gttaagttggatacatgcttaaagtgatttgaatagagcgaagtactcggtaaacgagtgtccagtaataccttcgtaaacacttactacgatccattcttcatgagcatcatgtcataccttatgcatccatggtatttatcttttgcatcggcatgcaataggtgtaccggaaggagtgaccctgctggaattcgaggaactgaacgagcagcagcagccgacaccggaaattcaggaggagcagccttcaggagaagtgccagacgaggtcgccgttgagtgccctgaccaccgtccttgcaactttgtgaaaggcaagccccggagcatattaagcctcctattttccgaactgcagttacagtattattattacatatattgttgcattaagtttaggtgttggatgcaaacacttgctgcattggttacccattccttgtccagatattgtcaCCCTGaaccctatgtagctcaggctcgagtagtgcttagccctgcttaaactcggtagaagtcgggtgatttcctgtcacctgcgagatataggaagatacatgtggcacggttggctatatttgctatcgtggaaaagaaccagtcttaaattgaaatgaagaccggacggaggcttgccggtttgcagtgactccgtctgtgtcgattaaggactggatcttggagcctttcctgttcatgttgaacgcatgcctctctcttagttggccgggtctggagaccgaccacgaagccgagtagctcacctcaggccgggagtcgataagtataaagtgcgcctcggaagggagccgtaggcgtgagtccaagggcaggtgatttaaaagtcctggtcgtcctggcagaagggtaatccctgagagtgctggcgctgatcgaacccgcgaatttggttcctgagatgttccaaaggtgacccacggctacccttgcaaagtatgccagggtgagagttaggaataccccctcagctgagttgtaattcgattcgaatcgccgtctctcccggttagtgagaacttgacgggcttatctccaatgtagatacacttaatatcTTAATGGttcgaaatgatgatatgatgatgacagccttattatacctgctatggttaatattgtttgctcctaataagtgagtgctctagtacaggtgctaatctagcggacaggtaaataatgataagcttgatgctaagtttaaatgggttactataatcttaagctcttttatgcaactgtgtcaagctagcccacctgaaaagccttgcatgatccttggtgtctttatttctaattttcgtcgggtaagtctagctgagtaccttctcgtactcagggtttatttcccacctgttgcagatgaccagttctactttggttgctgcaagtactgccttctccctgctggggatgaagactagaccgtggggcacggtctctactagttctcgtatctgttaatgcttttgtgggacatgactctgatcttggcaatgtatttgaaaactatgatgttttgtactaaactatgttgcttccgcacactcaaacttggtttgtaatatttatttgaactctgatggatgtaatccgaatgctacttatgaaatgttgtaacagatgatgtgttgtgttgaatcattacgatcttggtttgtatgtcgagagttggttgaaatccttcgtgatttccggactaccgggattatgggagcttaagtacaggaatttgatcgcttcggtgattgtttttgtacttacgttcttatgatttggtcggttctgttacactcgCCTCGGCCTTGGCGGCCATGTCGCCTCCTGCAGACTCGGTTGCGCCCCGATGCCCCAGGATCGAGCCTCGCGGCAGCGGCAACACCTGCGGGGGAGAGACCGCCATGGCTGCCCAGCGAGGCGTGGCCAGGGCGCTCGCCCAATGCAAAGCGGCCGGCATGGCGCTGCATGTCGCCCGTGGCGGCGATTGGACAACATCTTGGAGGGTCGCGGCCGGAGAGTCGAAGGAGCGTGAGCGGCTGCCTCCATGGCGGGATGCGAGCATGAGCGCGGGAAACGACTCATCTGATCCTAGAACCTGGCTAGATCCTGTATTCCCGTGCGCCAGGAGTCGTACGTGCGAGAATAGCAAGCAGACACGCAGGTTGGTTGGCTCTTGCATTGGAGGCAGGCAGGCGTCGGGGGCGCGTTGCTCGGCCGCGGGGACCACAGGCCGCCGTCGCCGTGGCCGCGCCGCTGCCTTCCTCATCGTGACGACGGACGTGTCCGGCAATAACAAGTTCGTTCTGCGATtccatatgcatatgcatgcacaaCGAATGAACACATGACCCTGCATTTCGAAATCCTCCAATTTTAACAAAATTCGGGTTGGCTATTCTTTTGGCTCTATCCTTCCTTTGCATTGCTTTCACCATCATAATTATCTGGTTCGTTCTCCAAGCAGATCGATTACATACATGTGCCTCCAGCATCAGACACTGAGAAACCACGAGGATCCATCCGTCGCATCATGCAGTCGCAGGTTAGCTCCGACGACCCAATTCCAGACCGGCTAATCCGCACCATGTCCTCTCGGATGTGGCGCCGTGGCCTTCGGCGGTGTCCTGCCTCGGAGAAGACGGCCATCCCGGTCGACGAAGGCATGGCCGGAGAAGACCACCGCGGCcgcgtcgacggcggcggcggcgatggccgcCGCGTCTATGGGGAGGTTGGCGGGCGGTGTCTTGGCGACCATGGCGCACGCCGAGGACGCGACCCGCGGGACGTCCCGTGCGCGCGGCCAACGCCAGCCGGAGCCGCTCCCTGCGCAGCGCGACGAGCGCGACCAGGGCGTCGCGGAAGCTGCCGTGCGCGTCCAGTGGGCCGGTACGGTTCTTCTACGCGTTCGTGTACAAATACATGTCTAGCAGTGGGCCCATATACGTTTGAGGTGTAGAAAATGACATAGACGAGGAGGAGATAGAATTATAATGGCAGTTCTTCAAATAGACGATTTGTAATGCGTATCTCCGAACTCGAAAAATTATAATGGCGTGATCAAAATAACCCTTTTTTTTCACAGGCATTCCTAACATCCTGTTATTCCTACAGTAATGTAGATCACGATGCTGGACAATCCATAACAAATTCAAAAGATCTACTTGCAACCAATGAAACATAGGTACTAAAAATATTAAACAAAATTTTTTCTTTCCACTTATCTATGTTTGACACACCTACTTTGCTCACACTTGTTATCTTTTTTTTATTTGCAGAAACTTCACTTATCCAAAAGAGTCAATAAAAAGTCAAAAATCACTTGCCTCCCATATTGTGCTTCCTCTTTTTACGTGTTTCATCAGCTTGAACTTCttttgtcctgttcgcttggctgataagccatgtctgaaagtactgttggctaatttgttgtaagagaaaaatattgttcgttggctgaaaaagtacggcttataagccaaatgaaCAGGGTATTTATATGTACATCGACTTTGATATTTAAGCATATCTTATATACAAGCATACCAAACCATGCCTTATTTGCAGTGTTATAAAATTGGCTGCAACttccagcctgttcgtttcggctggattggcttataagccatgggctGAAGTACTGCTaaatggtttggtgtgagagaaaaacattgttggtTGGCTGATAAACCAAGCCAGATACAGGCAGTTACAGGCTGCCGAACAGGCTGTTCATAGTTTGATCCTTCAGCATAATCAACTTCAAAATGGGTGTCCTAAAATCCCCCAGCAACGCACAGGGTATTCAACTAGTTATTACTATTATGCTCACAAAAAGAGAAAACCTCTCTTGTGTTTCCTCTGTTCATTGATGGATCTACAAGCGTTACAGAGGCAGCCTGCCAGCATTTAGCGATCGAAGTTTCAGAACTGAAGACAGAACCAATCCAGCTATGACCAAGGGCTTAACAAGACCAGATAACATATGGAGACTAAATATCAACCCTCCTTGAACCTGTGCGCTCTCCAACATCTAAACCAGCCTGTGTATTTGGTTAAACAAAAGTAGCAGGATCTCTAAGAACAAAATGATGGGTGGCCCCAAATGGGCCTAGCTAACCCAGAGTTGATTGGAATCTCCTGGAAACTGATGTGACGACCAAAAACATCTTTGCTTATTCTTCACACCAAAACTCAGTACAAACTGTAATCTACGAATCCAGCCAAAGGACGTTGAAAATATAGACGCTCTATCTATGCTTTCTAGGTACAGAGCCTTACATGAGATCCAAACAAAGTCTAGAACTTAGAAATTTAAGTCTCTAACCACCGATAATGTAGGTCAGTTGAAAAGGGTGCATTGAGGTTCATAAAGGAACCAACAAATGATTAAAGCTGACAaatgtgtccctttcaaattaTAAAGGTAGCCCATTAACATATGGTGTAGAAGTTTCTTCAAAGACTTTTGGAAGACTTCGACCTGGTATCTAGCAGCATATATGAGACTATTGGTCTTAAGAATGGATAGCAAGCTCAGTAATTGCCAATGTTTTCAGATCGGACGACTAATCAATCGTGATTAGTCATCCTTATCGTAACCAGGTGCTCGATAAGGGCCCTCGATTAGTTTAGACCGATTAGAAAACTTATCGTCCGATAAGTTGcaactaatcacgattagtcgtccgatcAGACTAACCGGACGACTAGTTCGGGGGAGGGAGAATTTGGCCCGGCTAAAGAATTCGGCCCACCTGGCTACTAGCCCATTAGGGTAAGAAGAAGAGGAGTGAGTGAGTGACCTAGTGGGAGTTGCAGCCGCATTTCCAGCTCCCGCTTCTCTCTCTCGCAGCCGCTGCTCTCTCTGCTCCCGCTGCTCTCTCTCGCAGCCGCCGCCGGCCTGCCTCTGGATCTCCCTCGCCGGCGTCCGCAGCTCCGTCCGCGCCCCTCGCCGGTGTCCGCAGCTCCGTCCGCGCCTCTGTCGGGCGTCCGCAGCTCCGTACTAATTGCCAATATGGATATCTCCAGCTACTTGGCTGTAGGTGGTTGGTTCATCCAAGTTATCTTCGACAAGTACCTGTCCTACCAGCTCCGGCGATGGGCGGCCGACTGTGGCATCGAGCATGAGCTGGACAGGCTTCGTGTTGCTTTGCTTCGCACGCAGTCACTTCTCCATGGTGCTGAGCTGGTGCCGACACTCTCCTACAGCTCTCTTCCTTGGATGCGAGAGCTCCGAGATGTCATGTATCATGCAGAGGATCTCCTAGACAAGCTTGAGTACAACCGTCTCCATCATGAAATGGAAGAATCAAGTGCAAACGAGAGCAGCAGTAGCCCAATCAGCGCCTTCATGCTCTCCCGGTTTCACAACCAAGGTACCCCTTCTAGCCTGGAACCATGTTGGGATAGATCAACAAGGATAAAGAATAAGATGGTAAATCTATTGGAGCGTATTGAGCAGGTTACAAATGGAGTTAGTGAAGTAGTCAGCCTACCCAGGAACATCAGAAGCAGCAATCACAACATCATGACAAGCTCAATACCCCACGGGAAACTCATCGGTCGGGAATTCGAAGCCCAACAGCTGGTAACCGCTCTGATAAGTTCTCAGGTCGAGATCCCAGTCTCTGTTGTCTCTATTGTTGGGGTAGGTGGCATAGGTAAGACTGCTCTAGCACAGCATGTGTACAGCAACGCTAGAATAACAGAGAACTTTGATGTGAGAATGTGGATCTGTGTTACTTGTCTCTTGGACGAGTTGAGGATCACAAAAGAAATGCTGGAGTCAGCTTCCAGCAGTCGGTTTAGGCATGGTGGCATAACAAATTTCAATAGACTTCAAGCCGCACTGAAGGCAAGGCTTGCTTCAAAACGGTTCCTCCTTGTCTTAGATGATGTTTGGAACAATGACAACAGAACAATAGCAATAGAACAAGAGAACTGGCAGAAGCTGCTAGCCCCTCTAAAGGACAGAGCAAATGGGAGCAAGATACTTCTGACAACTCGGTCAAGTATAGTAGCAGAGATGCTGCAATCATCCTATATAATTAGTTTGGAGACCTTGCAAGTTAATGACTGTTGGTCCCTAGTAAAGACTTCTGTGTTTGATGAGACAGAACATACCATCAACTCAAAATTGGAGAACATTGGAAGGAAAATTGCTGAGACACTCAGTGGTCTTCCTCTTGCCGCAAAGGTGGTAGCTGGACACCTGAAATGTAAACACAGTGTAGAGGAGTGGAAACAAGTCTTGCAAAGAAATGCAGTATGGGAGGAAATCATGCCAATTCTACGAACAAGCTATGACAATCTGCCACCACACCTGAAACAATGCTTTGCATATTGCAGCATCTTCCCCAGAAACTGGGAATTTGAAGCGGAGCAGCTGATTCTGCTGTGGTTAGCACAAGGTTTTGTGCACCCAGATGGTTGCAGGAGATTGGAGGACATTGGGAAAGAATACATAAATGATCTACGTAATAAGTCATTCTTCACGATACAGAAGAAAGAATTTGTAAGCTATTATGTGATACCACCTGTAATTTATGAGCTTGCAAAATCAGTTGCAGCTGAAGAATGCTTCAGAATAGGAGGTGATGAATGGACAAGAATCCCATCGTCAGTACGCCATCTATCCGTACATCTAGATAGCCTTTCAGCacttgatgacacaatcccatACAAGAATCTACGCACTCTCATTTTCCTCCCTAGCAGAACAGTGGCTCCAATCAATGATTCCATCCCTCCAGTGGCTCTCAATAACATAAGAAGCCTCCGTGTGTTGGATTTATCCCTGTGCATGATGGACAGACTTCCTGATAGCATATCAAATTGTGTGCATCTCCGATACCTAAATATCTCATCTACTACCATCGTCACAGTACCAGAATTCTTGTGCAAACTCTACCACCTACAGGTTCTGAATTTATCAGGTTGCAGGCTTGGAAAATTGCCTTCCAGAATGAACAACTTGGTCAATCTACGACATCTCACAGCAGCTAATCAGATTATTTCAGCCATAACAGACATTGGCAGGCTGAAATACCTTCAGAGGTTGCCAACTTTCAAGGTTACCAGAGAGAGAACACAAAGTATAGTTCAGCTTGGGTACCTACTAGAACTCCAAGGATCCCTACAGATCAGAAACCTTGAGAATATTGATGCTCCAAATGAGGCAAAGGAAGCCATGCTTTGCAAGAAACGCCAGCTCTCTGTGCTGCAGTTAATGTGGGCATCTGATCGAGATGAGGTAAATGGAAATAGGGAAGAGGATGTGCTAGAAGCTCTCCAACCGCACGAAAATCTAAAGAGACTAGACATCGTGGGTTGGATGGGAGTCAAATCCCCTAATTGGCTTGAGAACGAATGGCTAAGCAATCTTGAGCTTATTTTCCTAAGTGGCTGCAATGCATGGGAGCAGCTTCCACCACTTGGTCAGCTTCCCTCCATCCGAATAATCTGGTTGCAGCGTTTGAAAATGTTGAGGCAGATAGGCCCAGAGGCATATGGCAGTGGCAGCCAAATGGAGACATTCCAGTCACTAGAAGAGCTGGTGCTTGATGACATGCCAGAACTCAATGAGTGGTTATGGAGTGACCAGACAATGAGGAATCTACAGAACGTTGTGATCAAGGACTGCAATAAGCTCAAAGCGCTGCCTCCAGTACCTCCTAACCTTACAGAGATAACAATTGCAGGGAAAGGGTATTGGGTGCCATACCACCATGATGTAAAGTCGGCACGCAGGTCCAGTGTCTCATCTCTTTGCATATTCAATTGCCCCTTGTTACTTGCCAGATTATCTGCACAAATGAACACAGAAATAATTGCAAGGTTTAGGTCACTTAGAAGCATTATCACTGATCAAATGACAATACTAAGGTGTTCTCTTTTAGAAGATAGGCTTGAGCTCATTGAGAGCCTAGACATCCAAGATTGCTCAGAGATAACCTCCTTCAGTGCAGACGATGATGATATCCTCCTACAGCTAAAGTCACTCCAGAGCTTATGTATATCTGGTTGCAACACTCTGCGATCACTTCCTTCCACTCTGTCCAGCATGCAATCCCTGGATAAGTTGGTCTTATGGAACTGCCCTGCGTTGGAATCACTGACAGAGGAACCACTGCCTCTATCAGTTAGGAAGATTGAAGTTGCACTCTGTCACCCACTGCTCAAGGAAAGGCTCAGAAAAGAATATGGAGTTGACTGGCCAAAGATTGCACACATCCCTTGGATTGAAATAGATGGTGAAATTTTGTAGAGATTGGAAAGAGGAAGATAGTGTATTTTCAATCTGAAACCTATGATCCAATATGGATAGATGTTGATGTAACGTTAATTTTCGGAAAGGAAATTTGTTTTCCAAAGAATTCTATATGGAAACAATATTAATTTAACTCCAAAGTACTACTAGCGAAACTATCACAGTACTTCCGAAAATGGTAGAATTAGCTTCAGCTTGTTATTTTTTAACCAAATATCTCTTGTTTGTAAGATCTTAGCATTACAGTTAAAAGTTATGTCAAATCTCATTCGAAGTAACCATGTTAAAAACTTAAGTAGGTAAACTACAACTGAAAGGAAATATGCAAGGTAACCCAAAAACTGAGttaaaataaattaatttggctgttcaacaacaaaaaaaaatcctAGATGCTTCTCAGAACACAGGATAAACTGAAGCATATATGTAATGATATTCAGTACTAAGCATACATTCCAAGATCAGAATAAAAAACTGCACTAGTATCtggaaatgtcattaagattcaAGATGCCCAGCGCATGCACAAATATTGATGTTACTTATACCAAGTATCTATAACATACACTCCCTCCGGTCAGGTAAAGACGTCGCTTCTGACAGCAAATGGTCAGTTAACTCAATTGCTAACTCCAGTAGGAACGGCATCTTTTCCCTACCAGAGGCAGTAATAACAAAAGGTCCAGCAACCAACAAACTAACCTAAAAGTTAAAGCAAAGGGATACCATGGAACTCGATGCAACACAACTATTGGGCACATGACATGTCTAAACATCTGGCCTTGCTAAGTAACAAAGGGGCAAAACTGCCAGAACTCAATTGATTCTTCGCAGTTCATATACAACCCAAGCTTAGGAGCATAAGAGCAACAGTCAGAAACAAATTTGTCTATTCCTTTGTACAGTGAGCATCATTTCCATGCCTTGTACAGTGATTGTTACCAACACTAGTGAGAAATGCCCTTATCTCCTGTGCACTGCTGTTGCTAGCCTGCAGCAGGTGTTCATCTTCTTCATATATAAGGTAGGGAGCTTCACCTTTCCTCCTTGAAAGCAATTTTGATGCACCTCTCAGTACGTGGTACTCCCAGCCTTGAACATCAACTTTGATCATAAGAACTCTCTCAGTATCTGGAACAACTTCATCCAGTGGAATTGTGGAAACTTCAACAGCAATTTCTGCATTAGACTTGAATGCTAACTTTGCACCAATTGCAGATATAGCACTGTTGTCAAGTCGACCAATCACCTAGATTACCAGAATATGCAATAAGTAGTGGACAAAGGCAAAACAGAAGCACAGACACATAGAAAACAATTTGAGATTTCTAGATTATGTAAATATCTCTTGTAAAACTAAGGATCAGAATAATTGCCAAACTGTAATGTCTTACATGCATGCAGATTTTGTTTATGCACTTATGTCTTGCCTAATTTCAGATATGTGATAGTGGCAATCAATCAATCATGGTTGTACATGAATGTTCAAAAAAATATACAAGGCTATAAATTTCTGCGAAAAATAGTAATCCTATAATGAAAAGTTCATTGTGTTGCTTTAACAATATTAAAGTTTATCAGTATGAGATTGGACAAGTAATACTGATTTTCCATGTAAGCTTGTTCCTTAAGGAAGACATATCACAAAAGAACCAAAGGCTAAATTAAGCGCTCCTTGCCTTTGGTTTGAGCAAAACAGATTCTTGCTTCACCGAGGAAAAGAGAAGTTCTGGATAAATTGACAATGTCAAATTGAATTGACTAAATCAGTTCCGCCTATTCCACATTAATGGGAGTACATTTACACCAGGTACAACGCCGGCGCTTGGGGCGGCGGTGACGCTAATCAGAGGTTCTGCATTTTATTTTATTGTTTTGCCACCGTGTACATGTGGCCAGGCGCTTAGCAGTGACATTGACGCTCAAATAAGCAGCCGGCGCTTGGTGATTTTATAGTTTAAAAAGTGACGGTTTTAAGGATGGATAAGCACATTAGCATGTAGGTTTAGCTTTTTCCATTGTAGGTTAAGGCTCTTACACAATTGTTTGATTATTCTCTTTCTTTAAGAGCCCCATTTAAGCGTTCACAGATTGTACATACCCTTATGTTTCTGCTTCACGGATATGATATTTTTTGGACATTTCTAATAATAGCAAACCTTATTCCTATTTTGGTATTTTGGATTTCAGGACTTTTAGCCACGGTTAGTGAAGGGCCAGAGAAGCTTTCTAGTTATGAATCGGGTATAGAACCCATGGGGGGGCTTGGTTACAATTCCGAACACTAATTACAATGACATCCATGCGAGCTTGTTCTGCTAATAACATGGTCAAAGTGCCATACATAGAGACCAGTATGCAAAAAATGTTCGTTGATTGATAAGAAGGTAAAAGAACATAGCACTTTCCAATTCTAAATGGCTGCATTTAGCAACTATAACAGTGATACACAAAGTTGCAACGATGAATTAATCGGTTAAAGAAAATCAAACTATGATCAGAACCAGTACCTGGTGCATCGTAATAGTCCCAACTCGATCAGAAGCTGCCGCGTGATACACCACAACGCGGTCCTGCACCCGGTTGAGGTACACCCCGTCGCAGATCCGCTGCAGGTTCTCGAACACGGGCTCGAATGCCAGATTGCCAGCACCCGGAACCCCATCACGGCGGCCGCGAATGATGCCATGCCGACATTGGCCCCCACGTCCACCACCAAACCACCGGAAGGTTCCCCCCTCCCCACCTCCCCGCCGAGCAGCTCCTGGATGGTCCCGGAGATGTCGGGCTTGCGGAAGCGCTTGCCCTTGAGAAGGCGAGCGATGTTCTTGTGGGGGTGGTCGGGGAGGGTGCCCATGTCGGCGAGCGAGTAGAGGAAGGGGTAGGGCACGCCCTCCACAAGGTTGGCCACGACCGGGAAAGCCTGCGGCGAGGCGTAGCAGTCAAAGGAGCGGAGGTCGCCTGGAAGGTGGCTggaagaggaggcagcggccgtggcggcgcgggaggaggtggtggtggagaaagtTAGATCCGGCGCTTTGGAGAGCACGAAGAGGAGCAGCAGGAGGAtcgggaggaggagcaggacggTTTTGGGAGTGGAGGAGGCCGCCGCCGGAGCGTGCCGGCGCCAGGGAGCGGCCGGTGGCGCCGGCGGTGCGGCCGGCGGGGCCGGCATTGGTGAAGAGGCCTCGGGCTTTGGGGGAGCAGCCGGTGGCAGTGCCGGATGGCGTGGGGGAAGAAGGCCGCCGGGCTCCGGGCTTTGCGCACATGCGCCGCCCCGGCAGTGTGGCAAAAGTCACTCGTCGAGCTGTCCAGCAGCATTGATTTCGGCCTAGCTTAACTGCTGGAGAACCAAACTATTTTCCGTCCAGAAAGAGAGGAAGAGACGGAGCCACGGAGACTCACAGGATGGAGATTATCTGGTAAACCGTGAGCTGTGAAAAAACTAACGGGGGTTATTTGCTGTAAAAAATTATAAGATGTCTTTTAAAAACAACTATAAAACTTATCTTTTCTTTTTATCTTTCATATTAAAACAGTTACAGTTGTAAAACGTTTCTCTATTTCTACGCATTTGAAAAAGCAGgaagctaaaggaaaaacaaggtCCAAGGTGCTGCGAAAATTATGCTACGTGAAAGTAATTGTTTTTGAAAAAACAACATCTAGTTCTTTCTCGTTGGCGTTCTACTTTTTAGCAGAAGAAGCACTTCCCACAAGCTAAATCAAACATAGCCTAAAAACAACCAAGTATTAAAAACACCCGGTTCCAAAAGTTTGAGGAGTGCAAATATCCTAATAGTTAAAGGACGTGAGGagaatttttttctattttagaTCACACCTGAACTGGTGAGCAAACTGCAAGGAAGGCAAAGGGTGACAATTGTTTGTTGAGTCATACATATTGTAGTGGTTAGGGCTAGAAAGGGAAAACAATATTTTCTGAAATCATTTTTGTTTATCCTAAGCAGAAATGGTAAATAATAACTAAAATAATAGAAACAAAATTGGTATAAAAGTCTAATATAATAAAAACAAAAACCAAAATATTTTTTAGCATCTTCCAG
It encodes:
- the LOC136484090 gene encoding putative disease resistance protein RGA3 isoform X1; its protein translation is MDISSYLAVGGWFIQVIFDKYLSYQLRRWAADCGIEHELDRLRVALLRTQSLLHGAELVPTLSYSSLPWMRELRDVMYHAEDLLDKLEYNRLHHEMEESSANESSSSPISAFMLSRFHNQGTPSSLEPCWDRSTRIKNKMVNLLERIEQVTNGVSEVVSLPRNIRSSNHNIMTSSIPHGKLIGREFEAQQLVTALISSQVEIPVSVVSIVGVGGIGKTALAQHVYSNARITENFDVRMWICVTCLLDELRITKEMLESASSSRFRHGGITNFNRLQAALKARLASKRFLLVLDDVWNNDNRTIAIEQENWQKLLAPLKDRANGSKILLTTRSSIVAEMLQSSYIISLETLQVNDCWSLVKTSVFDETEHTINSKLENIGRKIAETLSGLPLAAKVVAGHLKCKHSVEEWKQVLQRNAVWEEIMPILRTSYDNLPPHLKQCFAYCSIFPRNWEFEAEQLILLWLAQGFVHPDGCRRLEDIGKEYINDLRNKSFFTIQKKEFVSYYVIPPVIYELAKSVAAEECFRIGGDEWTRIPSSVRHLSVHLDSLSALDDTIPYKNLRTLIFLPSRTVAPINDSIPPVALNNIRSLRVLDLSLCMMDRLPDSISNCVHLRYLNISSTTIVTVPEFLCKLYHLQVLNLSGCRLGKLPSRMNNLVNLRHLTAANQIISAITDIGRLKYLQRLPTFKVTRERTQSIVQLGYLLELQGSLQIRNLENIDAPNEAKEAMLCKKRQLSVLQLMWASDRDEVNGNREEDVLEALQPHENLKRLDIVGWMGVKSPNWLENEWLSNLELIFLSGCNAWEQLPPLGQLPSIRIIWLQRLKMLRQIGPEAYGSGSQMETFQSLEELVLDDMPELNEWLWSDQTMRNLQNVVIKDCNKLKALPPVPPNLTEITIAGKGYWVPYHHDVKSARRSSVSSLCIFNCPLLLARLSAQMNTEIIARFRSLRSIITDQMTILRCSLLEDRLELIESLDIQDCSEITSFSADDDDILLQLKSLQSLCISGCNTLRSLPSTLSSMQSLDKLVLWNCPALESLTEEPLPLSVRKIEVALCHPLLKERLRKEYGVDWPKIAHIPWIEIDGEIL
- the LOC136484090 gene encoding putative disease resistance protein At3g14460 isoform X2; this translates as MKWKNQVQTRAAVAQSAPSCSPGFTTKVTNGVSEVVSLPRNIRSSNHNIMTSSIPHGKLIGREFEAQQLVTALISSQVEIPVSVVSIVGVGGIGKTALAQHVYSNARITENFDVRMWICVTCLLDELRITKEMLESASSSRFRHGGITNFNRLQAALKARLASKRFLLVLDDVWNNDNRTIAIEQENWQKLLAPLKDRANGSKILLTTRSSIVAEMLQSSYIISLETLQVNDCWSLVKTSVFDETEHTINSKLENIGRKIAETLSGLPLAAKVVAGHLKCKHSVEEWKQVLQRNAVWEEIMPILRTSYDNLPPHLKQCFAYCSIFPRNWEFEAEQLILLWLAQGFVHPDGCRRLEDIGKEYINDLRNKSFFTIQKKEFVSYYVIPPVIYELAKSVAAEECFRIGGDEWTRIPSSVRHLSVHLDSLSALDDTIPYKNLRTLIFLPSRTVAPINDSIPPVALNNIRSLRVLDLSLCMMDRLPDSISNCVHLRYLNISSTTIVTVPEFLCKLYHLQVLNLSGCRLGKLPSRMNNLVNLRHLTAANQIISAITDIGRLKYLQRLPTFKVTRERTQSIVQLGYLLELQGSLQIRNLENIDAPNEAKEAMLCKKRQLSVLQLMWASDRDEVNGNREEDVLEALQPHENLKRLDIVGWMGVKSPNWLENEWLSNLELIFLSGCNAWEQLPPLGQLPSIRIIWLQRLKMLRQIGPEAYGSGSQMETFQSLEELVLDDMPELNEWLWSDQTMRNLQNVVIKDCNKLKALPPVPPNLTEITIAGKGYWVPYHHDVKSARRSSVSSLCIFNCPLLLARLSAQMNTEIIARFRSLRSIITDQMTILRCSLLEDRLELIESLDIQDCSEITSFSADDDDILLQLKSLQSLCISGCNTLRSLPSTLSSMQSLDKLVLWNCPALESLTEEPLPLSVRKIEVALCHPLLKERLRKEYGVDWPKIAHIPWIEIDGEIL